From one Bacillus sp. FJAT-42376 genomic stretch:
- a CDS encoding DUF420 domain-containing protein codes for MKTKERNYTPIIVALTIAINALVAVLYFMPKGNNLSHIDLTFLPFFNAVMNSFTFIFLLAALYSIIKQKNIKRHRNYIFGAFTTTALFLISYVTYHALAPNTPFGGEGFIRPVYYFILITHILLSVVIVPLALVTLARGLNMKVEKHRKIARWTMPLWLYVSLTGVIVYLMISPYY; via the coding sequence ATGAAGACTAAAGAGCGTAATTATACACCGATTATTGTTGCATTGACGATTGCGATCAATGCGCTTGTAGCCGTTTTGTATTTCATGCCGAAGGGCAATAACCTCAGTCACATTGATTTAACGTTTTTGCCGTTTTTCAATGCTGTCATGAATAGCTTTACATTTATTTTTCTGCTGGCAGCGCTGTATTCCATCATAAAACAGAAAAATATAAAACGGCACCGAAATTATATTTTCGGCGCATTCACTACGACGGCTCTATTCCTCATTTCGTATGTGACGTATCACGCATTGGCACCAAACACCCCGTTTGGCGGTGAGGGATTCATCCGGCCGGTTTATTATTTCATCCTCATCACGCACATTTTGCTTTCAGTTGTCATTGTTCCTCTTGCTTTGGTTACTCTTGCGAGGGGATTAAATATGAAAGTGGAGAAACACCGGAAAATCGCCCGCTGGACTATGCCGCTTTGGCTGTATGTCAGTCTTACAGGAGTCATTGTCTACCTGATGATTTCTCCGTATTATTAA
- a CDS encoding aminoglycoside phosphotransferase family protein encodes MEQRFEQEEKLNGGNVSAVYKKGDRVYRIQKEESPNVHKLLKHLESKGLKGVPRFLGIDEKGREILSYIEGETADYPLKDYMWSEKALKDVAVLLRQYHDAASDFVIPDGWKPIDNTPEPIEVICHNDFAVYNVIFSNQKLAGVIDFDLAAPGPRAWDIAYALYTFVPLSRRYQAESGEVIYYNPEQDDLKYQRRIQTFLDAYGWNDPNTNMLNMVLLRVEALCLTMKRKAQEGDGAFQKMIDEGHYDHYQEEYQFIKENGWKWF; translated from the coding sequence ATGGAACAGCGTTTTGAACAAGAAGAAAAACTCAATGGCGGAAATGTTTCAGCTGTATATAAAAAGGGAGATCGTGTATATAGAATACAAAAAGAAGAAAGCCCAAACGTACATAAATTATTGAAGCACCTAGAATCAAAGGGGCTAAAAGGGGTTCCCAGATTTCTCGGAATCGATGAAAAAGGGAGAGAAATTCTATCATACATCGAGGGAGAGACAGCTGATTACCCTTTAAAAGACTACATGTGGTCCGAAAAGGCACTTAAAGACGTCGCTGTATTATTGAGACAATACCATGATGCCGCCTCTGATTTCGTTATCCCTGACGGCTGGAAGCCGATTGACAACACTCCAGAGCCAATTGAGGTGATTTGTCACAATGACTTCGCGGTCTATAACGTCATTTTCTCCAATCAAAAACTAGCCGGAGTTATTGATTTTGACCTGGCTGCTCCTGGACCGAGAGCCTGGGATATCGCGTACGCCCTCTATACATTTGTCCCGTTAAGCCGCCGCTATCAAGCTGAATCGGGAGAGGTGATTTATTACAATCCGGAACAGGATGACTTAAAATACCAGCGGCGAATCCAGACTTTCCTGGATGCATACGGATGGAATGACCCAAATACAAATATGCTTAATATGGTTCTCTTAAGAGTCGAAGCGTTATGCCTGACCATGAAAAGAAAAGCACAAGAAGGCGATGGCGCTTTTCAAAAAATGATTGATGAAGGTCATTATGACCATTACCAAGAGGAATATCAATTCATAAAAGAAAACGGATGGAAGTGGTTTTAA
- the gvpO gene encoding gas vesicle protein GvpO, whose product MKIKEVMKSLNEFFSEHIAPPHKITSIEPTEEGCKAVVEVVEEREYMRKYAKDEMLGVYDVTLDAEYDVTSYTRKSLRPRSAMMDEQE is encoded by the coding sequence TTGAAGATTAAAGAAGTGATGAAATCATTAAATGAATTCTTCTCAGAGCATATCGCTCCCCCTCATAAAATAACTTCCATTGAACCTACTGAAGAAGGATGCAAAGCTGTTGTGGAAGTCGTGGAAGAACGTGAATATATGAGAAAGTACGCCAAAGATGAAATGCTTGGGGTATATGATGTGACATTGGATGCGGAATATGATGTGACCTCATATACCCGTAAAAGCCTGAGGCCAAGAAGCGCAATGATGGATGAGCAGGAATAG
- the gvpA gene encoding gas vesicle structural protein GvpA, with product MAVQKSTDSSSLAEVVDRILDKGVVIDVFARVSLVGIELITIEARVVIASVDTWLRYANAVGLLRDDVQEDEALPHQSNERDKQFSI from the coding sequence ATGGCTGTTCAAAAAAGTACGGATAGTTCCAGTCTGGCAGAGGTAGTCGATCGGATTCTCGATAAAGGGGTTGTCATTGACGTATTTGCCCGCGTGTCATTAGTGGGAATCGAGTTAATTACAATAGAAGCAAGGGTTGTCATCGCAAGTGTAGATACATGGCTGCGCTATGCAAATGCGGTCGGGCTTCTGAGAGATGATGTACAGGAAGATGAAGCACTGCCTCACCAGTCAAATGAACGGGATAAACAATTCAGCATTTAA
- a CDS encoding LysR family transcriptional regulator, which yields MIDFEWYRSFISIYKHQSVSEAARSRFLTQPAMSQHLAALEAEVGEALFTRTTRKIIPTERGKELYSRLAPLIETLEKTTLEIRHSIETAPVVTIGSPIDYFSIRGLEKLKNVPSKVIHHQGEAPALFDMLEQNRADVIITTQRFSKPGIEYKQIEKEQFYITAPYEHGNIPEAADAEEWLLNQKWISYGMELPIIRRMWREHFKKRPEMEPHYVIPDLRGILSAVEKGIGISLLPHYLIEHSLIQKRVKTILNEFSVANEIYLGYKVKKKSDPFLLDIMEKLLN from the coding sequence GTGATTGATTTCGAGTGGTACCGCAGTTTCATCAGCATTTATAAGCATCAGTCTGTTTCAGAGGCAGCCCGTTCAAGATTTCTTACCCAGCCGGCTATGAGTCAGCATCTTGCGGCACTTGAGGCAGAAGTAGGCGAAGCCCTTTTCACAAGAACGACGAGAAAAATCATTCCCACCGAACGGGGAAAGGAACTTTATTCCCGGCTTGCCCCATTAATTGAAACGCTTGAAAAGACTACTTTGGAAATTAGACATTCAATTGAAACAGCACCTGTGGTTACGATTGGTTCTCCGATTGATTATTTTTCAATAAGAGGACTGGAAAAATTGAAAAACGTTCCAAGTAAGGTGATTCACCATCAAGGAGAGGCTCCTGCTTTATTTGACATGCTGGAGCAAAATCGTGCAGATGTAATCATTACAACTCAGCGATTCAGTAAACCAGGCATTGAATATAAGCAAATTGAAAAAGAACAATTTTACATCACGGCCCCGTATGAACATGGGAATATTCCTGAAGCGGCCGATGCCGAAGAGTGGCTGCTTAATCAAAAGTGGATTAGCTATGGGATGGAGCTCCCGATTATCAGGAGAATGTGGCGGGAGCATTTTAAAAAACGGCCTGAAATGGAACCTCATTATGTTATTCCTGATTTGCGCGGAATCTTGAGTGCAGTAGAGAAAGGCATCGGAATCAGTCTGCTCCCCCATTATTTAATCGAACATTCATTAATCCAAAAAAGAGTGAAGACCATACTCAATGAATTTTCAGTAGCCAATGAAATCTACTTAGGTTACAAAGTGAAGAAAAAGAGTGATCCGTTTCTGCTGGATATTATGGAAAAGCTTCTAAATTAA
- a CDS encoding AI-2E family transporter, with product MDKRKNPIIHFLGGRKTAYVLGILLLLGLNILLYSKVSFIFKPVTTFVETVALPVILAIVAYYLLRPLMRLLMKAGIGRTTSIFILLILIVGLIVLLIMSVVPFLIEQTKSLFTSFPGYWDKFITGFESYVESQSYLAPIYEDLKQKSSGIFSSFGSNASNVATETLSGFTKVLSAVTSVTIGLVTVPFILFYLLKEGEKLPKAFIQLIPPRMRGGTRKVFREIDEQVRAYIQGQLLVSLCIGIMLYIGFLIIGMDYALVLAAIASVTSVVPYLGPVIAITPAIIIAIVTSPFMLLKLAFVWTVVQLLEGKLISPQIMGKSLRVHPITIIFVLLTAGHLFGVIGVILGIPAYAILRTFVFQFYKLYKRRYNRYYATAENDERYEEGKIE from the coding sequence TTGGATAAAAGAAAGAATCCGATTATTCACTTTCTTGGAGGCAGAAAAACAGCTTATGTATTAGGCATTTTGCTGCTTCTGGGATTAAACATTTTGCTGTATTCAAAAGTTTCCTTTATTTTCAAACCGGTTACTACATTCGTTGAAACGGTCGCTCTTCCCGTTATTTTGGCCATTGTAGCCTATTACTTGCTGAGGCCGTTAATGAGATTGCTAATGAAGGCCGGCATTGGAAGAACGACATCTATTTTTATCCTGCTGATTTTAATTGTTGGACTGATTGTCCTGCTGATTATGTCGGTCGTTCCTTTCCTGATCGAACAGACCAAAAGTCTATTTACATCCTTTCCCGGATACTGGGATAAATTTATCACAGGATTTGAATCGTATGTAGAAAGCCAGTCTTACCTGGCACCAATTTACGAAGATTTAAAACAAAAGAGCTCGGGTATATTCAGCTCATTTGGAAGCAATGCCTCGAATGTAGCGACCGAAACGCTCAGCGGTTTTACGAAAGTTCTGAGTGCCGTCACGAGTGTTACGATCGGTTTAGTCACAGTTCCATTTATTCTTTTTTACTTGCTGAAGGAAGGCGAAAAGCTCCCGAAAGCATTTATCCAGCTCATTCCTCCAAGAATGCGCGGAGGAACAAGAAAGGTTTTTCGGGAAATCGATGAGCAAGTAAGGGCTTATATACAGGGACAGCTTTTAGTCAGCCTGTGCATTGGAATTATGCTGTATATCGGATTCCTGATCATCGGGATGGATTACGCCCTTGTTTTAGCGGCAATAGCAAGTGTTACAAGTGTAGTGCCGTATTTAGGACCGGTGATTGCCATCACTCCGGCCATTATTATAGCGATTGTCACCTCTCCATTCATGCTGCTGAAGCTTGCTTTTGTCTGGACAGTTGTTCAGCTGCTGGAAGGAAAATTGATTTCGCCGCAAATCATGGGGAAATCGCTCCGTGTACACCCAATCACCATTATTTTCGTGCTGCTGACAGCGGGGCACCTCTTTGGAGTGATAGGCGTAATACTCGGAATCCCGGCATACGCTATTTTGCGTACGTTCGTCTTTCAATTCTATAAACTGTATAAACGGCGCTACAACCGCTACTATGCAACAGCAGAAAATGACGAACGATATGAAGAAGGAAAAATTGAATAA
- the amyS gene encoding alpha-amylase encodes MVNLKRMIGIVFVFVLTFALILPAERSRAADNGTMMQYFEWYLPNDGQHWNKMNNDAAYLSSIGITALWIPPAYKGTSQADVGYGAYDLYDLGEFNQKGTVRTKYGTKGELVSAITSLHNRGINVYGDVVMNHKGGADFTETVTAVEVNPNNRNQETSGDYQIQAYTGFNFPGRGNTYSSFKWNWYHFDGTDYDQSRNLNRIYKFRGTGKAWDWEVSSEYGNYDYLLYADIDYDHPDVVNEMKKWGTWYANELKLDGFRIDAAKHIKHSFLGDWVTSVRTSTGKEMFTVAEYWQNNLGALQNYLNKTGYNQSVFDVPLHYNFQAASSQSGYYDMRNLLNGTVTSTNPTKSVTFVDNHDTQPGQALESTVQSWFKPLAYAFILTRESGYPNVFYGDLYGTKGTSGREIPALKTKIEPLLKARKDFAYGTQRDYIDNQDVIGWTREGNTSKAKSGLAALITDGPGGAKRMYVGTQNAGEVWYDITGNRTDKVTIGSDGWAAFNVNGGSVSVYVQQ; translated from the coding sequence ATGGTAAATCTGAAAAGGATGATAGGGATTGTGTTTGTTTTTGTGCTAACGTTTGCACTCATTCTTCCGGCAGAACGGTCAAGAGCAGCTGACAATGGGACGATGATGCAGTATTTTGAATGGTATCTTCCGAATGATGGCCAGCACTGGAATAAAATGAACAATGATGCAGCGTATCTGTCCAGTATCGGAATAACCGCACTATGGATTCCGCCAGCTTATAAAGGCACAAGCCAGGCAGATGTTGGCTATGGCGCCTATGATCTTTATGATCTCGGAGAATTTAATCAGAAAGGCACGGTCCGGACAAAATATGGAACAAAAGGGGAGCTTGTTTCGGCCATTACCTCTCTTCATAACAGAGGCATAAATGTATATGGTGATGTCGTGATGAATCACAAAGGCGGAGCGGATTTTACGGAAACTGTAACAGCGGTTGAGGTAAACCCAAACAACCGGAATCAGGAAACATCCGGCGACTACCAAATTCAAGCGTACACAGGCTTTAACTTTCCTGGCCGCGGCAATACCTATTCCAGCTTCAAATGGAACTGGTATCACTTCGATGGCACGGATTATGATCAATCCAGAAACTTAAACAGAATCTATAAATTCCGCGGAACCGGCAAGGCGTGGGATTGGGAAGTTTCCAGCGAATATGGGAATTATGATTACCTCCTGTACGCAGATATCGATTACGATCATCCGGATGTTGTTAATGAAATGAAAAAATGGGGCACTTGGTATGCCAATGAGTTAAAGCTTGATGGATTCCGCATCGATGCAGCGAAACATATTAAGCATTCGTTTCTTGGGGATTGGGTAACGTCAGTCCGCACATCTACCGGAAAAGAAATGTTTACTGTTGCTGAATACTGGCAGAATAACCTTGGCGCTCTGCAAAACTATCTGAATAAAACGGGCTATAATCAGTCTGTATTTGATGTTCCTCTTCACTATAACTTCCAGGCAGCTTCATCACAGAGCGGTTACTATGATATGAGGAATCTATTAAATGGAACCGTTACCTCCACAAATCCTACGAAGTCGGTTACGTTTGTCGATAACCATGATACCCAGCCTGGACAGGCACTGGAATCAACAGTCCAAAGCTGGTTTAAACCGCTCGCATATGCATTTATCCTAACACGCGAGTCAGGCTATCCAAACGTGTTTTACGGAGATCTTTATGGAACGAAAGGGACAAGCGGCAGAGAAATACCTGCATTAAAAACAAAGATTGAACCTTTATTAAAAGCCAGAAAAGATTTTGCATATGGAACGCAGCGTGATTACATCGATAATCAGGACGTAATCGGCTGGACGAGAGAGGGGAACACCTCTAAAGCCAAATCCGGATTGGCTGCTCTCATTACAGACGGTCCGGGCGGAGCGAAGCGGATGTATGTCGGCACCCAGAATGCCGGAGAAGTCTGGTATGACATAACCGGAAACCGGACGGATAAAGTGACAATTGGTTCTGATGGATGGGCTGCCTTTAATGTGAACGGCGGTTCTGTCTCCGTCTACGTCCAGCAATAA
- a CDS encoding undecaprenyl-diphosphate phosphatase — MDMWNLFVAVILGIVEGLTEFAPVSSTGHMIAVDDLWLKSNQLFGSEVANTFKVVIQLGSILAVVVVFRQRFFDMLGIKTKHSPSDSHGGSKLSLLTVIIGILPAGILGFAFADFIDEKLFSVQTVVIGLIGGALLMIAADLLQPKVKTETVDKMTYRQAFMMGLFQCIGLWPGFSRSGSTISGGVLLGISHRAASDFTFIMAVPVMAGASGISLLKHWDYITSSSMPFFIVGFITAFIFALISIRFFLKMINRVKLIPFAIYRIVIAIIILLMIM; from the coding sequence ATGGATATGTGGAACTTATTTGTAGCCGTGATCCTCGGGATCGTGGAGGGACTTACTGAATTTGCACCGGTTTCTTCTACAGGCCATATGATTGCCGTGGATGACTTGTGGCTGAAATCCAATCAGCTTTTCGGGAGCGAAGTGGCGAACACTTTTAAAGTGGTCATACAGCTGGGCTCTATCTTAGCTGTCGTAGTTGTTTTCCGTCAGCGATTCTTTGATATGCTGGGTATTAAAACAAAGCATTCACCAAGCGACAGCCACGGAGGTTCCAAACTCTCTTTACTGACTGTCATTATTGGGATTTTGCCAGCCGGTATCCTTGGCTTTGCATTTGCTGATTTTATTGATGAAAAGCTATTTTCGGTTCAGACGGTCGTGATCGGCCTTATCGGCGGTGCTTTGCTGATGATTGCTGCTGACTTGCTTCAGCCTAAGGTTAAAACAGAAACAGTGGACAAAATGACATACAGACAAGCCTTTATGATGGGATTGTTTCAGTGTATCGGTCTTTGGCCAGGATTTTCACGGTCAGGCTCCACGATCTCCGGCGGTGTGCTGCTCGGAATCAGCCACAGAGCTGCATCCGACTTTACGTTCATTATGGCCGTACCTGTGATGGCCGGCGCAAGCGGGATTTCCCTTCTTAAGCACTGGGATTACATCACAAGCAGTTCGATGCCGTTCTTTATCGTCGGATTTATTACAGCATTCATTTTTGCACTGATTTCAATTCGTTTCTTCCTGAAAATGATCAACCGTGTAAAATTGATTCCTTTTGCCATCTATCGAATTGTGATTGCCATAATCATTCTGCTAATGATTATGTAA
- the gvpQ gene encoding gas vesicle protein GvpQ, whose protein sequence is MSSGSKERNKKIVYGSLAAAGTGAMFIPGIRKRVLPKVLRGKAEEKKHEVKEEIKEEKDELKDAAKDRIAHEMKHHVQKKMQSKVKDAAGKLEAAKEENAGNVHSKAEEMRDKVQEALLNVRSKLKTFKEAGEDFQEKIRPDDKGRLKSIRDLKGVNQLKSASQVKSAANMKKPSQIKSATDIKTISSISNS, encoded by the coding sequence ATGAGCTCTGGAAGCAAAGAACGAAATAAAAAAATCGTTTATGGAAGTTTAGCAGCAGCCGGTACTGGTGCCATGTTCATTCCGGGAATACGGAAAAGAGTCCTGCCTAAAGTATTGAGAGGGAAGGCTGAAGAGAAAAAGCATGAAGTGAAAGAAGAAATAAAAGAAGAAAAAGATGAACTGAAGGATGCAGCTAAAGACAGAATAGCCCATGAAATGAAGCATCACGTGCAAAAGAAAATGCAGTCCAAAGTAAAAGATGCTGCGGGAAAACTGGAAGCAGCAAAAGAAGAAAATGCCGGGAATGTTCATTCAAAGGCAGAAGAGATGAGAGACAAAGTTCAGGAAGCGCTTTTAAACGTCAGATCCAAATTGAAAACGTTCAAAGAAGCCGGAGAGGATTTTCAAGAGAAAATCAGACCCGACGACAAAGGCCGTCTGAAAAGTATAAGGGATCTAAAAGGTGTGAACCAGCTTAAGAGCGCCTCTCAGGTGAAAAGTGCAGCAAACATGAAAAAGCCAAGTCAGATTAAATCAGCAACGGACATTAAAACAATCAGTTCAATATCAAATTCTTAA
- a CDS encoding zinc-binding dehydrogenase, with protein sequence MKALLLEAKGKWDQMKVGSIPAPSPQKGEILVRVHAVGLNPVDYKTATNGNPTWNYPHILGLDVAGTIEELGEGVTQWKKGDRVVYHGDMTKGGGFAEYAVTTAHTVSQIPEGVSFKDAAALPTAGYTAYEALFRKLPLHTFKTILIQGGAGGVGGFAIQLAKNAGLEVFTTASASNHEYVKSLGADHVIDYRSEDVKEKVLELTNGRGVDAVLDTVSRQTSTDALEYIAYRGQLAHIAGAPDTSEVKPFTKVISFHEVALGAIHKADFESQKDLAAMGDEMLELLKAGKIESLLSETISLEEIPEALVRLSERHVKGKIVAEIAE encoded by the coding sequence ATGAAAGCATTGCTGCTAGAAGCAAAAGGCAAATGGGATCAAATGAAAGTCGGCAGCATCCCTGCACCTTCCCCTCAAAAAGGGGAAATTCTTGTAAGGGTGCATGCAGTCGGTCTGAATCCTGTTGATTATAAAACAGCTACAAACGGAAATCCAACCTGGAACTATCCGCATATTCTAGGGTTGGACGTAGCAGGAACGATCGAAGAACTTGGTGAAGGCGTTACCCAGTGGAAAAAAGGGGACCGCGTTGTTTACCACGGCGATATGACCAAAGGCGGCGGATTTGCAGAGTATGCTGTAACGACTGCCCATACTGTTTCACAAATTCCTGAAGGGGTGTCTTTTAAAGATGCTGCAGCCCTTCCAACGGCAGGCTACACAGCTTATGAAGCTCTTTTCAGAAAGCTGCCCCTTCACACATTTAAAACCATTCTGATCCAGGGCGGCGCAGGCGGAGTAGGCGGATTTGCCATCCAGCTTGCAAAAAATGCCGGACTTGAAGTATTCACAACGGCTTCCGCTTCCAATCATGAGTATGTAAAATCACTAGGCGCCGATCATGTGATCGACTACCGTTCAGAAGATGTCAAAGAAAAAGTATTGGAGCTGACCAATGGACGCGGTGTTGATGCTGTTCTCGATACCGTCAGCCGCCAAACCTCTACGGACGCTTTAGAATATATTGCCTACCGCGGACAGCTTGCTCACATCGCTGGAGCACCGGATACGTCAGAAGTAAAACCATTTACGAAGGTCATTTCCTTCCATGAAGTGGCACTCGGCGCCATTCATAAAGCCGATTTTGAATCACAAAAAGATTTGGCTGCCATGGGGGATGAGATGCTTGAACTGCTGAAAGCAGGAAAAATCGAATCTCTGCTCTCTGAAACCATCTCATTAGAAGAGATTCCTGAGGCACTTGTCCGTTTATCTGAGCGCCATGTAAAAGGGAAGATCGTAGCAGAAATAGCTGAATAA
- a CDS encoding helix-turn-helix domain-containing protein, which produces MKKLDHEYQCAINLVIDLIGGKWKVLILWNLNGGTKRFSELRRAMPAVTQKVLAHQLKELEEHGLITRKVYQTVPAKVEYSTTAMGEKLQRTLNEMCLWGDEYAEEHQIEMKECWTGNEAAAE; this is translated from the coding sequence GTGAAAAAACTTGATCATGAATATCAATGTGCCATTAATTTAGTTATCGATTTAATCGGAGGAAAATGGAAAGTGCTGATTTTATGGAATCTTAATGGAGGAACAAAGAGATTTTCCGAACTTCGCAGGGCCATGCCGGCCGTTACTCAAAAGGTACTTGCCCATCAGCTGAAAGAGCTGGAAGAGCATGGGCTGATTACACGAAAAGTTTACCAGACGGTTCCTGCAAAAGTGGAATACTCAACGACCGCCATGGGGGAAAAATTGCAGCGGACCCTGAATGAAATGTGTTTGTGGGGCGATGAATATGCGGAAGAGCATCAAATTGAAATGAAGGAGTGCTGGACAGGGAACGAGGCAGCAGCAGAGTGA